In a genomic window of Poecilia reticulata strain Guanapo linkage group LG22, Guppy_female_1.0+MT, whole genome shotgun sequence:
- the id3 gene encoding DNA-binding protein inhibitor ID-3: MKAISPVRSVRSCYKAVCCISEQSLAIGRNKHPCVDESVSALCDMNDCYSKLKELVCIPQNKSVSQVEILQHVIDYIFDLQIALEAEDASAPEMVLSIKAADITRNFSKEEERLCH; the protein is encoded by the exons ATGAAGGCCATCAGTCCCGTCCGCTCGGTGAGGAGCTGCTACAAGGCCGTGTGCTGCATCTCGGAGCAGAGCCTGGCCATCGGCCGGAATAAACACCCGTGCGTGGATGAGTCTGTGAGCGCGCTGTGCGACATGAACGACTGCTACTCCAAGCTGAAGGAGCTGGTGTGCATCCCGCAGAACAAGTCGGTGAGCCAGGTGGAGATCCTCCAGCACGTCATCGACTACATCTTCGACCTGCAGATCGCGCTGGAGGCGGAGGACGCGTCTGCGCCGGAGATGGTTTTATCCATAAAG GCTGCGGACATCACTCGCAATTTCTCCAAAGAAGAAGAACGATTGTGCCATTAG